A single window of Aspergillus oryzae RIB40 DNA, chromosome 8 DNA harbors:
- a CDS encoding sugar porter family MFS transporter (predicted transporter (major facilitator superfamily)) has product MGILNVVEDRPTPKSVYNWRVYLLAGIASCGSNMIGYTSAFIGTTITLDSFKEEFGLDKMSSAKVDLISENIVSLFIAGAFFGALLTYPVGHFLGRKWSLVIASAIFTLGAGLQLGANHSRGLGIMYAGRVLNGLGTGVASNIVPIYLSELAPPAIRGRLVGLYELGWQIGGMVGFWINYGVQKNMEPGHTQWLIPFAIQLIPAGLLFAGALWTKESPRWLFLKDRRQEAMANLCWIRQLSETDIYITEEVAAIDQALEEQAATIGIGFWKPFQSVGTRPKIMWRLFLGCMLFFWQNGSGINAINYYSPTIFKSIGVNSDTIGITTGLFGVVKAVMTFVWLLFLVDQLGRRKLLLIGAITGSICMWIIGAYICVVQPEENPTDHLNGGGIAAIFFFYLWTAIYTPTWNGTPWVINSEFFDPNIRSLAQAATTASNWLFNFLVSRFTEQMFAKMGYGVYFFFAALSFLAFFFTFFLIPETSGVPLEVVDRLFEVKPVWRANETVKAQMKEEEERFRFEIKEGNFDKSEEEHVEDGNETRS; this is encoded by the exons ATGGGCATCCTTAACGTCGTCGAGGATCGTCCTACTCCTAAGAGTGTCTATAACTGGCGAGTGTACCTGCTCGCAGGCATTGCATCATGTGGTTCCAATATGATCGGTTATACTAGTGCCTTTATTGGTACAACCATCACACTGGACTCCTTTAAAGAGGAATTCGGCTTGGATAAGATGTCATCTGCGAAGGTGGACTTGATTAGCGAGAATATTGTCTCGCTGTTCATTGCCGGTGCCTTCTTTGGAGCCCTCTTAACCTACCCTGTTGGCCATTTCCTGGGACGCAAATGGAGCTTGGTGATCGCTTCAGCTATCTTTACGTTAGGAGCTGGTCTCCAGCTGGGTGCCAACCACTCCCGCGGACTTGGAATTATGTATGCTGGACGAGTCCTGAATGGACTCGGTACTGGTGTCGCCTCGAACATTGTCCCAATCTATCTCTCTGAACTGGCACCTCCGGCCATCCGTGGGCGACTTGTCGGTCTCTATGAGCTCGGCTGGCAGATTGGTGGTATGGTGGGATTCTGGATCAAC TACGGTGTCCAAAAAAACATGGAACCTGGCCATACGCAATGGTTGATCCCATTTGCCATTCAGCTGATTCCGGCTGGGCTGCTTTTCGCTGGTGCCTTATGGACAAAGGAATCCCCTCGGTGGCTCTTCCTGAAGGACCGCCGACAGGAAGCAATGGCAAACCTCTGCTGGATTCGTCAGTTGAGCGAGACCGATATTTATATCACCGAGGAGGTGGCCGCTATCGACCAAGCGCTTGAAGAGCAGGCAGCCACCATTGGTATTGGATTCTGGAAACCCTTCCAGTCTGTTGGCACACGCCCAAAGATCATGTGGCGTCTCTTCCTGGGCTGcatgttgttcttctggcAGAATGGATCGGGTATCAACGCGATCAACTACTACAGtcccaccatcttcaaaagtaTCGGTGTCAATAGCGATACGATCGGAATCACCACAGGATTGTTCGGCGTGGTGAAAGCCGTCATGACCTTCGTGTggcttctgttcctggtcGACCAGTTGGGAAGACGGaagctcctcctcatcgGTGCCATCACGGGCTCGATCTGTATGTGGATTATCGGTGCCTACATCTGCGTCGTCCAGCCCGAGGAAAACCCCACCGACCACTTGAACGGTGGTGGTATTGCAgctatcttcttcttctacctgtGGACAGCGATCTACACGCCTACATGGAACGGCACACCGTGGGTTATCAACTCG GAATTCTTCGACCCCAATATTCGTTCCTTGGCCCAGGCCGCAACCACCGCCAGTAACTggctcttcaacttccttgtTTCCCGTTTCACGGAGCAAATGTTCGCCAAGATGGGCTATGGAGTgtacttcttcttcgccgccttATCcttcctcgccttcttctttaccttcttcctcattccCGAGACTAGCGGTGTCCCGCTGGAAGTTGTGGACCGCCTGTTCGAGGTTAAGCCGGTGTGGCGGGCCAACGAGACGGTTAAGGCTcagatgaaggaggaggaagagcgaTTCCGCTTCGAGATTAAGGAGGGCAATTTTGATAAGAGCGAAGAGGAACATGTGGAGGATGGCAATGAGACGAGGTCATAG